The DNA window GATTCTGGACTGGGCCACGGGCGCGGGCATCGGTTTTTCCAAGTTCGTGAGTCTTGGCAACAAGGCCGTGTTGGACGAGGCCGACATGTTGCGCCACCTCAACCGCGACGAACAGACGCGCGTGATCCTCGGCTATGTGGAGAACGTGGAAAACGGCGAGGAATTCATGCGTCAGGCGCGCATTGCCAGCCGCAACAAACCCGTGATCATGATCAAATCCGGCATCACCGCGGCCGGTGCCAAGGCCGCCTCATCCCACACCGGTGCCATTGCCGGTTCGGATCAGGCCTACGACACCGCCTTTCGCAAGTCCGGCATCATCCGCGTGGGCGATGTGGAGACCCTGTTCAATCTTGCCCGCGCCTTTGCCGAGCAGCCCCTGCCCAAGGGGCCGGGCGTGGCCGTGGTCACCAACTCGGGCGGCCCGGGCATCATCGCCGCGGATGTTGTGGAGCGCTCCAGTCTCGGCATGGCCTCGTTCCAGCCGCACACCGTGCAGCGCCTCCAGGAATTCCTGCCCAGCTATGCCGCGTTCTACAATCCCGTGGACATCATCGCGGATGCGGATGCGGACCGTTACCGCCGCGCGCTGGAAGTGGTGGCCGAGGACCCCATGGTTCATTCCCTGGTGGTGGTGCTCACGCCCACGGGCGCGGTGGACATCGAAAAGATCGCCGAGGCCGTGATCCATGTTTCCGCCCGATACGGCAAGCCGGTTTTTGCCGTGTTCATGGGCAGCCGACGCGTGGCCAGAGCGCGGGACCTGCTGCGTGCCGCAGGCATCCCCTGCTATGGATTTCCGGAACCGGCCGTTCATAGCGTCGAGGCCATGTATGAATACGGCCTGTGGCAGCGCCGCCCGGAATCCACGGTGCCCGTTCTGCCCAAGGATACGGCTCCGGTGCGTCGGCTCATCGACGAATCCTTGCAGCGGGGGGAAAACGAGGTTGTGGAGTTCCGCGCCCGGGAAGTGCTTGAAGCCTACGGCCTGCCTACGCCGCAGACCCGGCTGGCCCGTTCCAGCGACGAAGCCGTGGCCGCAGCCGACGCCATCGGCTATCCCGTGGCCCTGAAAATTGCCTCGCCCCAGATATCACACAAGACCGACGTGGACGGGGTGCGCGTGCACCTGAAAACGGCTGACCATGTTGCCGCCGCGTTTCAGGACA is part of the Pseudodesulfovibrio senegalensis genome and encodes:
- a CDS encoding acetate--CoA ligase family protein, with translation MNENDNLRHFFEPHSVAVVGASATEGKIGHSVLSNMLAAGYKGRLIPVNPKGGQILGLDVVQDMEALPSRLDLAVICLPRDMVLPALEQLAARKCASVIVITAGFKEVGREGYRLEEKMAELCRESNMALLGPNCLGMINAPAGVNASFAANMPAPGNIAFFSQSGALCVAILDWATGAGIGFSKFVSLGNKAVLDEADMLRHLNRDEQTRVILGYVENVENGEEFMRQARIASRNKPVIMIKSGITAAGAKAASSHTGAIAGSDQAYDTAFRKSGIIRVGDVETLFNLARAFAEQPLPKGPGVAVVTNSGGPGIIAADVVERSSLGMASFQPHTVQRLQEFLPSYAAFYNPVDIIADADADRYRRALEVVAEDPMVHSLVVVLTPTGAVDIEKIAEAVIHVSARYGKPVFAVFMGSRRVARARDLLRAAGIPCYGFPEPAVHSVEAMYEYGLWQRRPESTVPVLPKDTAPVRRLIDESLQRGENEVVEFRAREVLEAYGLPTPQTRLARSSDEAVAAADAIGYPVALKIASPQISHKTDVDGVRVHLKTADHVAAAFQDITARAQRMRPDAYLAGCLVQAMAPADCREVIVGFHRDEQFGPLLMFGLGGIYVEILKDIAFRLVPLTTGDAHDIVREIKSYMLLKGLQGERPVNFEALEGIILAMSQLAADFPEILEAEFNPVLVNSSQAIIADVRLTLSSGGR